A single Microbacterium protaetiae DNA region contains:
- a CDS encoding HAD-IIB family hydrolase encodes MPAPRLVAFDLDDTLAPSKSAIDPRIAALLIALAERVEVAVISGGQLAQFTTQVVDRLPDAAPSVLSRIHLLPTCGTQYYRLEADGVRTVYAHALTDDEKARALAAIEHEARRLGYWESETWGPILEDRGSQITFSALGQRAPLEAKSVWDPTGEKKNALRGAVAAVLPDLEVRSGGSTSVDITHRGIDKAYGMRQLAEQTGIPLDDMLFVGDRLDPDGNDYPVLALGVPCHAVTGWEDTAAFLDGLIPALPSR; translated from the coding sequence ATGCCCGCACCCCGCCTCGTCGCGTTCGACCTCGATGACACGCTCGCGCCGTCAAAGAGCGCTATCGACCCGCGCATCGCCGCGTTGCTGATCGCCCTGGCTGAGCGTGTCGAGGTCGCCGTCATCTCGGGCGGGCAACTCGCGCAGTTCACCACTCAGGTCGTGGATCGACTGCCGGATGCCGCGCCCTCCGTGCTCTCTCGCATCCATCTGCTTCCCACCTGCGGCACCCAGTACTACCGTCTGGAGGCCGACGGGGTGCGCACCGTGTATGCGCACGCCCTCACCGATGACGAGAAGGCGCGCGCGTTGGCCGCCATCGAGCACGAGGCCCGGCGGCTGGGCTACTGGGAGTCGGAGACATGGGGGCCGATTCTCGAGGACCGCGGATCGCAGATCACTTTCTCAGCACTGGGGCAGCGCGCACCTCTCGAGGCGAAGAGCGTGTGGGACCCCACCGGCGAGAAGAAGAACGCCCTACGCGGCGCCGTGGCCGCGGTGCTCCCCGACCTCGAGGTGCGCAGCGGCGGTTCGACGAGCGTCGACATCACGCACCGCGGCATCGACAAGGCCTACGGGATGCGGCAGCTGGCCGAACAGACCGGCATCCCGCTCGACGACATGTTGTTCGTGGGCGACCGCCTCGACCCCGACGGCAACGACTACCCGGTGCTCGCGCTGGGCGTGCCCTGCCACGCCGTCACCGGGTGGGAGGACACCGCGGCGTTCCTCGACGGGTTGATCCCGGCGCTGCCGTCGCGCTGA
- a CDS encoding transglycosylase domain-containing protein yields MPHSKRTASGVLGGVLGLIGLSAVAGVLITATVTPAVAVTSAAASGAIDMFNNLPSVLNIDKLILPSKIYYTDDKGKNTLMATYYDQNRTPVEFDEVNTVMYDALLSSEDPRFYEHGGIDLMGTARALLSNIKGGSQTQGGSSISQQYVKNVQLNKCYWEAEDDDALNACWLKASDSDGADGYQRKLQEMRYAISLEQRYSKNDILLGYLNIANFGGTTYGIEAAAWRYFGVHAKDLNLAQAATLAGMVQNPNTYRIDMKDGSVTDADGNGVNSEADGYKLTKARQVYVLDRMLKDGKITQKEHDEAVKAKIVPKIKSAKNGCAAGSAAYFCAYVTAVVKNDKSIGADLLQKGGLNIYTTLDPAVQKAAQKAQDDWAPSYQDNMQFGATSVSVEVGTGRVLAMAQNTDYVAGGKAKNGESSIVYAGSSKLGGSGGFAAGSTFKLFTLLDWLEQGKSLNQVVDGRTITRTDWTDRCVAGGTWKAAADTGNYNNEAGRFGTPMSFTKQSLNSGFMGMAYQLDLCDIGNVAERLGVTLANGKPIPLTLDGTSTDPAEKPAPNEVIGSDNVSPLAMAAAYATVANKGVYCQPKVIDKITDSDGNDVEIPKTTCEQVLDPKVAATAAYALKGPLSQGGSGALGNPWDGTELIGKTGTNEYTQTWLITSNTKVTTANWVGNVDGGFKTKPDIFHRYYKGYQLSSLRYPIAKSIQAAIDKIYKGGSFPQPDSTLTRQVLVNLPDVVGMSVDDATKKLENAGFQVKVGSDVDSDQAKGLVGEQSPKAGKTAGGTTVTLSPSNGQGIKVPDVSGQQPEQAVAYLRSIGFSTVTATCEQKDDADGTVNGTDPAAGTMAGPTTAVTVKYASDTCGGGPGGAPGGGGNDDGGRGH; encoded by the coding sequence ATGCCCCACTCGAAACGGACGGCTTCTGGCGTGCTCGGCGGCGTTCTCGGCCTCATCGGTCTGAGTGCTGTCGCCGGAGTCCTGATCACTGCGACGGTCACCCCCGCCGTCGCCGTCACCAGTGCCGCTGCCAGCGGCGCGATCGACATGTTCAACAACCTGCCGAGCGTGCTGAACATCGACAAGCTGATCCTGCCGTCGAAGATCTACTACACCGACGACAAGGGCAAGAACACCCTGATGGCGACGTACTACGACCAGAACAGAACTCCGGTGGAGTTCGACGAGGTCAACACCGTCATGTACGACGCGCTGCTCTCCAGCGAAGATCCGCGTTTCTACGAGCATGGCGGCATCGACCTGATGGGAACGGCGCGAGCACTGCTGTCGAACATCAAGGGCGGCTCGCAGACCCAGGGTGGCTCCTCGATCAGCCAGCAGTACGTCAAGAACGTGCAGTTGAACAAGTGCTACTGGGAAGCCGAAGACGACGACGCGCTCAATGCCTGCTGGCTCAAAGCCAGTGACAGCGACGGCGCCGACGGATACCAGCGCAAGCTGCAGGAGATGCGGTACGCGATCTCGCTCGAGCAGCGCTATTCGAAGAACGACATTCTGCTGGGCTACCTCAACATCGCCAACTTCGGCGGAACGACCTACGGCATCGAAGCCGCCGCATGGCGCTACTTCGGGGTGCACGCGAAGGATTTGAACCTCGCGCAGGCGGCGACCCTGGCCGGAATGGTGCAGAACCCGAACACCTATCGCATCGACATGAAGGACGGATCGGTCACCGACGCCGACGGCAACGGTGTGAACTCTGAGGCCGACGGCTACAAGCTCACCAAGGCACGGCAGGTCTATGTGCTGGATCGCATGCTCAAGGACGGCAAGATCACGCAGAAGGAGCACGACGAGGCGGTCAAGGCGAAGATCGTCCCGAAGATCAAGTCGGCCAAGAACGGATGCGCGGCCGGGTCGGCAGCCTACTTCTGCGCCTACGTCACCGCCGTGGTCAAGAACGACAAGTCGATCGGCGCGGATCTGCTTCAAAAGGGCGGTCTGAACATCTACACGACGCTGGACCCCGCCGTGCAGAAGGCTGCACAGAAAGCGCAGGACGACTGGGCGCCGTCGTACCAGGACAACATGCAGTTCGGGGCGACCTCGGTCAGCGTCGAAGTCGGCACCGGTCGCGTACTGGCGATGGCGCAGAACACCGACTACGTCGCCGGCGGCAAGGCCAAGAATGGCGAGTCGTCGATCGTCTATGCCGGCTCATCCAAGCTCGGCGGCTCAGGCGGCTTCGCCGCCGGGTCGACATTCAAACTCTTCACCCTTCTGGACTGGCTCGAACAAGGGAAATCGCTCAACCAAGTTGTTGACGGCCGAACGATCACTCGAACTGACTGGACCGACCGCTGCGTCGCCGGTGGCACATGGAAGGCCGCGGCCGATACCGGAAACTACAACAACGAGGCCGGACGGTTCGGCACTCCGATGTCTTTCACGAAACAGTCGCTGAACTCGGGCTTCATGGGGATGGCGTACCAGCTCGATCTCTGCGATATCGGTAACGTCGCCGAGCGACTGGGCGTTACCCTCGCGAATGGCAAGCCGATTCCTCTGACGTTGGATGGCACGAGCACGGACCCGGCAGAAAAGCCTGCCCCCAACGAGGTCATCGGTTCAGACAATGTGTCCCCGCTGGCGATGGCTGCTGCCTACGCCACTGTCGCGAACAAGGGCGTGTACTGCCAGCCGAAGGTCATCGACAAGATCACCGACTCCGACGGAAACGACGTGGAGATCCCGAAGACCACGTGTGAGCAGGTACTCGACCCGAAGGTCGCCGCCACCGCGGCATACGCCTTGAAGGGCCCGCTGTCACAGGGTGGTTCGGGTGCTCTCGGCAACCCGTGGGATGGCACCGAACTCATCGGCAAGACCGGTACGAACGAATATACGCAGACCTGGCTGATCACCTCCAACACGAAGGTGACCACAGCCAACTGGGTCGGCAACGTCGACGGTGGTTTCAAGACGAAACCCGACATCTTCCACCGCTACTACAAGGGGTACCAGCTGTCGAGCCTGCGCTATCCGATCGCGAAGAGCATCCAGGCTGCCATCGACAAGATCTACAAGGGTGGCTCGTTCCCCCAGCCCGATTCGACCCTGACCCGTCAGGTGCTGGTGAATCTGCCCGACGTGGTGGGCATGTCGGTCGATGACGCGACGAAGAAACTCGAGAACGCCGGTTTCCAGGTGAAGGTCGGCTCCGATGTCGACTCCGATCAGGCAAAGGGCCTGGTGGGTGAGCAGAGCCCGAAGGCAGGCAAGACCGCGGGCGGCACCACCGTGACGCTCAGCCCGAGCAACGGTCAGGGCATCAAGGTGCCGGATGTCTCCGGCCAGCAGCCAGAACAGGCTGTCGCCTACCTGCGCAGCATCGGGTTCAGCACCGTCACCGCGACCTGCGAACAGAAGGACGATGCCGACGGCACCGTCAACGGCACCGATCCGGCCGCCGGCACCATGGCCGGACCCACCACCGCCGTTACGGTGAAATACGCCTCCGACACGTGCGGCGGCGGGCCCGGCGGGGCCCCCGGCGGCGGCGGCAACGACGACGGCGGCCGCGGCCACTGA
- a CDS encoding DUF4177 domain-containing protein has protein sequence MTAWEYLTTPLVIHNTAAILNNWGKQGWELVQVVPGPEGGLVAYFKRPAGGGSANAGLGAAADAARQFEEN, from the coding sequence ATGACCGCCTGGGAATATCTGACCACGCCGCTCGTGATCCACAACACCGCGGCCATCCTCAACAACTGGGGCAAGCAGGGCTGGGAGCTCGTGCAGGTCGTCCCGGGACCCGAGGGCGGCCTCGTCGCCTACTTCAAACGCCCGGCCGGCGGCGGATCGGCGAATGCCGGACTGGGTGCCGCGGCCGACGCCGCGCGGCAGTTCGAGGAGAACTGA
- a CDS encoding alpha-hydroxy acid oxidase gives MVTRQMPNLHDIFELMQFKKPELNARKRRLDAALTIYDLRTIAKRRTPAAAFDYTDGAAEGELSIARARQAFEDVEFHPGILKPAPSVDMSTEILGGPSALPFGIAPTGFTRLMQTEGEIAGAGAAGAAGIPFTLSTLGTTSIEDVKKTNPQGRNWFQLYVMREREISYALTRRAAAAGFDTLFFTVDTPVAGARLRDKRNGFSIPPQLTLGTIINAIPRPWWWIDFLTTPKLEFASLSTTGGTVGELLDAAMDPTISYDDLEIIRGMWPGKIVIKGVQNVEDSKKLIDLGVDGIVLSNHGGRQLDRAPIPFRLLPEVVREVGKDATVMVDTGIMNGADIVASLALGAKFTLIGRAYLYGLMAGGRQGVDRTIEILRSEIERTMKLLGVSSLGELEPKHVTQLTRLTPVGAPAPARAPRARAASSR, from the coding sequence ATGGTCACCAGGCAGATGCCCAACCTGCACGACATCTTCGAACTCATGCAGTTCAAGAAGCCCGAACTGAACGCCCGCAAGCGGCGGTTGGATGCCGCGCTGACGATTTACGATCTGCGCACGATCGCGAAGCGGCGCACGCCCGCTGCCGCCTTCGACTACACCGACGGCGCCGCCGAGGGCGAGCTGTCAATCGCGCGGGCGCGCCAGGCATTCGAAGACGTGGAGTTCCACCCCGGCATCCTCAAGCCCGCCCCCTCGGTGGACATGTCCACCGAGATCCTCGGCGGCCCGTCGGCGCTGCCGTTCGGCATCGCCCCCACGGGCTTCACACGGCTCATGCAGACCGAGGGTGAGATCGCCGGTGCCGGCGCGGCAGGGGCTGCCGGCATCCCGTTCACCCTCTCCACGCTGGGCACCACCTCGATCGAAGACGTGAAGAAGACGAACCCGCAGGGGCGCAACTGGTTCCAGCTCTACGTCATGCGCGAGCGCGAGATCTCGTACGCTCTGACGCGCCGCGCCGCCGCCGCGGGCTTTGACACGCTGTTCTTCACGGTCGACACACCGGTGGCCGGGGCCCGCCTGCGCGACAAGCGCAACGGGTTCTCGATTCCGCCGCAGCTGACCCTGGGCACGATCATCAACGCGATTCCGCGGCCGTGGTGGTGGATCGACTTCCTCACCACGCCCAAGCTCGAGTTCGCGTCACTGTCGACGACCGGAGGAACGGTCGGCGAGTTGCTGGATGCCGCGATGGACCCGACCATCAGCTATGACGACCTGGAAATCATCCGCGGGATGTGGCCCGGCAAGATCGTCATCAAGGGCGTGCAGAACGTCGAAGACTCCAAGAAGCTCATCGATCTGGGTGTCGACGGCATCGTGCTCTCCAACCACGGCGGACGCCAGCTCGACCGCGCGCCGATTCCGTTCCGGCTGCTACCCGAGGTTGTGCGCGAAGTCGGCAAAGACGCGACCGTGATGGTCGACACCGGCATCATGAACGGCGCTGACATCGTGGCATCCCTCGCCCTCGGCGCGAAGTTCACGCTCATCGGTCGCGCCTACCTGTACGGGCTGATGGCCGGCGGACGGCAGGGCGTCGATCGCACCATCGAGATTCTGCGCAGCGAGATCGAGCGCACCATGAAGCTGCTGGGCGTCTCGTCGCTCGGTGAGCTCGAGCCGAAGCATGTCACGCAACTGACCCGCCTGACCCCGGTCGGCGCGCCGGCGCCGGCGCGTGCGCCGCGCGCGAGGGCAGCCTCCAGTCGTTGA
- a CDS encoding transglycosylase domain-containing protein translates to MSSSKWPSFRRTTAGVIGGLVGLVALGVIAAMLITAALTPAIALTSAGATSAITTFDNLPSKLQINKLQLPTTIYAKDPSTGKQKVLTSFYDQNRVPVTFTQVAPVMYDAILSSEDPRFYNEGGIDLNGTARAILSNVRGDSDLQGGSTISQQYVKNVLVQDCYATVEDQKGLTQDKREAELRDCYVQATNDEGPDGYARKLQEMRYAIALSQRYSKNDILVGYLNIANFGGVTYGIEAAAEYYFGVHAKDLSLSQAATLAGMVQNPNTYRIDLKANEANGEANHYALTKKRQQYVLHQMLEEGKITQDQYEKAVKAPITPHITYPKSGCALTDAPYFCEYVTSIIRNDPAFGKTAADREQALRQGGLNVYTTLDWRLQRVAQSTVSKYAPAKQSGFTYGSTIVNVQPSTGAIMSIAQNTHYDVNAAPGKTSIVYAGGYDQGNKYGFAPGSSFKLFTLLAWLQAGHSLNEVVNGTVRVIPHLKNSCQGDWTNFSNTVVGNYRNEPGVYSTPMKFTAESLNSGFFGMATELDLCKVAKDATALGVTYPNGDPVEMTTQTSVIGNTKYGVSPIAMAGAYAAIANHGTFCKPFVISKVTDSDGKDLPVPDHSCKQVIDPKIAATAEYALQGVMRGIGTAAIANPNDGTPVFGKTGTNEGNQTWLITSSTAMTSLVWSGAVDSGSRKMEDIDLFHNWYRGNDLADIRYAMSRKIQSTADEYYPGAALDKPDAKLLVYSNPYYVPPVHKPSKDKDSDKGKDKGSDDKGKDSGSSDDSGGSHGHD, encoded by the coding sequence GTGTCATCCAGCAAGTGGCCGAGCTTTCGCCGCACCACCGCCGGGGTCATCGGCGGTCTGGTGGGCCTTGTCGCGCTCGGTGTGATCGCCGCCATGCTGATCACCGCCGCGCTGACACCGGCGATCGCGTTGACCAGCGCCGGCGCCACCAGCGCCATCACCACGTTCGACAATCTGCCCAGCAAACTGCAGATCAACAAGTTGCAATTACCCACGACGATCTACGCGAAGGATCCGTCAACGGGAAAGCAGAAGGTTCTCACGAGCTTCTACGATCAGAACCGGGTTCCGGTCACATTCACGCAGGTCGCCCCGGTCATGTACGACGCCATCCTTTCCAGCGAAGACCCACGCTTCTACAACGAGGGCGGCATCGACCTGAACGGCACAGCCCGGGCGATCCTGTCGAACGTGCGTGGTGACAGTGACCTGCAGGGCGGTTCGACCATCAGCCAGCAGTACGTGAAGAACGTGCTGGTGCAGGACTGCTATGCCACAGTCGAAGACCAGAAAGGCCTCACTCAAGACAAGCGAGAGGCCGAGCTGCGCGATTGCTATGTGCAGGCGACGAACGACGAGGGGCCCGACGGGTACGCCCGCAAGCTGCAGGAGATGCGCTATGCCATCGCCCTCTCGCAGCGGTACTCGAAGAACGACATTCTCGTCGGCTACCTCAACATCGCCAACTTCGGCGGCGTGACCTACGGCATCGAAGCGGCAGCGGAGTACTACTTCGGCGTGCACGCCAAGGATCTGAGCCTGTCGCAGGCGGCCACCCTGGCCGGCATGGTGCAGAACCCCAACACCTATCGCATCGACTTGAAGGCGAACGAGGCCAACGGCGAGGCGAATCACTACGCGCTGACCAAGAAGCGTCAGCAGTACGTACTGCACCAGATGCTCGAAGAAGGCAAGATCACCCAAGATCAGTACGAGAAGGCAGTGAAGGCTCCGATCACGCCGCACATCACGTATCCGAAGTCCGGATGCGCTTTGACCGATGCCCCCTACTTCTGCGAATACGTCACCTCGATCATCCGGAACGATCCGGCGTTCGGCAAGACAGCGGCAGACCGCGAGCAGGCTCTGCGCCAGGGCGGACTGAATGTGTACACGACCCTGGACTGGCGACTGCAGAGGGTCGCGCAGTCGACGGTGTCGAAGTACGCACCGGCGAAGCAGTCCGGTTTCACGTACGGATCGACGATCGTGAACGTGCAGCCGTCGACGGGCGCGATCATGTCCATAGCGCAGAACACGCACTACGACGTGAACGCGGCGCCGGGCAAGACCTCGATCGTGTATGCCGGGGGGTATGACCAGGGCAACAAATACGGTTTCGCCCCCGGATCATCGTTCAAGCTGTTCACTCTGTTGGCGTGGCTGCAGGCCGGACACTCGCTCAACGAGGTCGTGAACGGCACCGTACGGGTCATCCCACACTTGAAGAACTCGTGCCAGGGTGACTGGACGAACTTCTCGAACACTGTGGTCGGCAATTATCGGAACGAGCCGGGCGTCTACAGCACGCCGATGAAGTTCACCGCGGAGTCGCTGAACTCCGGCTTTTTCGGGATGGCAACAGAACTCGACCTGTGCAAAGTGGCCAAGGATGCCACGGCTCTGGGTGTCACCTACCCGAACGGCGACCCCGTCGAGATGACGACACAGACCTCAGTCATCGGGAACACGAAGTACGGCGTCTCACCGATAGCGATGGCCGGCGCATATGCGGCGATCGCGAACCACGGCACCTTCTGCAAGCCGTTCGTCATCTCCAAGGTCACCGACTCCGACGGCAAGGACTTGCCGGTCCCTGACCACAGCTGCAAGCAGGTGATCGACCCGAAGATCGCCGCCACTGCCGAGTACGCGCTGCAAGGCGTCATGCGGGGCATCGGCACGGCGGCCATCGCGAACCCGAACGACGGCACCCCGGTGTTCGGCAAGACCGGCACGAACGAGGGAAATCAGACGTGGCTGATCACCTCGAGCACCGCGATGACATCGCTCGTGTGGTCGGGCGCCGTCGACTCAGGCTCGAGGAAGATGGAAGACATCGATCTTTTCCACAACTGGTATCGCGGCAATGATCTCGCCGACATCCGGTATGCGATGTCCCGCAAGATCCAGAGCACAGCCGACGAATACTACCCGGGCGCGGCGCTCGACAAGCCTGATGCGAAGCTGCTCGTCTACTCGAATCCGTACTACGTGCCGCCCGTACACAAGCCCAGCAAGGACAAGGACAGCGACAAGGGCAAAGACAAAGGCAGCGACGACAAGGGCAAGGACTCGGGGTCGTCGGACGACTCTGGCGGGTCGCACGGTCACGACTGA
- a CDS encoding metallophosphoesterase produces the protein MAGTSNARTALTVLGTVGAVGVGAAVWGIGIERHLYTVRHHELRVLPQGAAPIRVLHLSDAHMAPWQHRKQRWIASLAALHPDVIVNTGDNIGHVDGLDGIRAAFAPFRGIPGLFVHGSNDHVAPAPRNPFKYFLGPSEHIPRAQNMDAAALDAFLTDDLGWTDVNNAAGSLVVKGLRIDAFGVSDAHRDWDRLEDLPPAIDSLGAGADLSWGVTHAPYRRVLDTFTDLGADILFGGHTHGGQVRIPFSPKALVANCDIPLDQARGLSAWTHDARTVPLNVSAGIGHSIYAPVRFGCRPEVSLITLRAR, from the coding sequence ATGGCCGGCACCTCGAACGCCCGCACCGCCCTCACCGTGCTCGGCACGGTGGGGGCGGTCGGTGTCGGCGCTGCAGTGTGGGGCATCGGCATCGAACGCCACCTCTACACCGTGCGTCACCATGAGCTGCGGGTACTCCCCCAGGGCGCCGCGCCGATTCGGGTGCTGCACCTCTCCGACGCGCACATGGCCCCCTGGCAGCACCGCAAGCAGCGCTGGATCGCCTCGCTTGCGGCCTTGCACCCCGACGTCATCGTCAACACCGGTGACAACATCGGCCATGTCGACGGGCTTGACGGCATTCGCGCCGCGTTCGCGCCGTTCCGCGGCATCCCGGGCCTGTTCGTGCACGGGTCGAACGACCATGTCGCACCGGCACCACGCAATCCGTTCAAGTACTTTCTCGGCCCCAGTGAGCACATTCCACGAGCGCAGAACATGGATGCCGCTGCCCTCGACGCTTTCCTCACCGATGACCTCGGCTGGACCGACGTCAACAACGCCGCCGGCTCCCTCGTCGTGAAGGGGCTGCGCATCGACGCGTTCGGCGTCAGCGACGCGCACCGCGACTGGGACCGGCTCGAAGACCTTCCGCCGGCCATCGACAGCCTCGGCGCCGGTGCCGACCTGTCGTGGGGCGTCACGCACGCTCCCTACCGGCGGGTGCTCGACACCTTCACCGACCTCGGCGCCGACATCCTGTTCGGCGGGCACACGCACGGCGGCCAGGTTCGCATTCCGTTCTCGCCGAAGGCGCTCGTGGCCAACTGCGACATCCCGCTCGACCAAGCACGCGGACTGTCCGCCTGGACCCATGACGCACGCACGGTGCCCTTGAACGTCAGCGCGGGTATCGGTCACTCGATCTATGCTCCGGTGCGGTTCGGGTGCCGCCCCGAGGTGTCACTGATCACACTTCGTGCGCGGTGA
- a CDS encoding FadR/GntR family transcriptional regulator: MADEAVPARAWRVVLEKIETDLLEGTLKPGDHLAPERELAATLGVGRSSVREALRVLDVMGLIRTATGSGPSAGAIVIATPVGGMSALLRLQVAAQGFPIADVVSTRLILETAMAADLASRIGAARRQRQTRDAAADALAGPLRLLTAMDAEGLSPAEFLALDAQFHLALAGAAGNVVVAAMMAGLREAIEGYVLAGADRVADWNDTANRLRAQHRDIIDALERGDAVMARRLVHDHITGYYAHAGLTHE, from the coding sequence GTGGCCGACGAAGCAGTTCCCGCGCGCGCCTGGCGCGTCGTCCTGGAGAAGATCGAGACCGATCTGCTCGAGGGCACCCTCAAACCCGGCGACCACCTGGCGCCCGAGCGCGAGCTCGCCGCGACGCTGGGGGTTGGCCGCTCCAGCGTGCGTGAAGCGCTGCGGGTGCTCGATGTCATGGGGCTGATCCGCACGGCGACCGGCTCAGGCCCGTCGGCGGGGGCCATCGTCATCGCGACGCCGGTGGGCGGAATGTCGGCGCTGCTGCGCCTGCAGGTGGCCGCCCAAGGGTTCCCGATCGCCGATGTCGTCAGCACCCGCCTCATCCTCGAGACAGCCATGGCCGCCGACCTCGCCTCACGCATCGGCGCTGCGCGCCGCCAGCGGCAGACGCGGGATGCCGCAGCCGACGCGCTCGCGGGCCCGCTGCGGCTTCTCACGGCGATGGACGCCGAGGGCCTGAGCCCCGCCGAGTTCCTTGCGCTCGATGCGCAATTCCACCTGGCGCTGGCCGGCGCCGCCGGCAACGTCGTCGTCGCGGCGATGATGGCGGGCCTGCGCGAGGCCATCGAGGGCTACGTGCTTGCGGGAGCCGACCGGGTCGCCGACTGGAACGACACCGCGAACCGCCTGCGCGCCCAGCACCGCGACATCATCGATGCGCTCGAGCGCGGGGATGCGGTCATGGCGCGGCGGCTGGTCCACGATCACATCACCGGCTACTACGCACACGCCGGGCTTACTCACGAGTGA
- a CDS encoding RidA family protein — translation MTVTQTLAELGIELPEVVPPVAAYIPAVVHGDLVYTSGQLPMVGGKLPATGKVGAEVSADDARGYARQSALNAVAAAAAAVGGVDRLTGVVKVVGFVASTPDFTGQPGVINGASDLLGDVFGEAGRHARSAVAAPVLPLDSPVEVEVVFSFDR, via the coding sequence ATGACCGTGACCCAGACGCTTGCCGAATTGGGCATCGAGTTGCCCGAGGTGGTCCCGCCGGTGGCCGCCTATATCCCCGCCGTGGTGCACGGCGACCTCGTTTACACCTCGGGTCAACTGCCCATGGTCGGCGGCAAGCTGCCGGCGACCGGAAAAGTCGGTGCAGAGGTCTCGGCCGACGACGCACGAGGCTATGCCCGTCAGTCGGCGTTGAACGCCGTCGCCGCGGCGGCCGCTGCCGTCGGGGGCGTGGACCGCCTGACCGGTGTGGTGAAGGTCGTCGGGTTCGTGGCATCCACTCCCGACTTCACCGGGCAGCCTGGTGTCATCAATGGCGCGAGTGACCTGCTCGGCGACGTGTTCGGCGAGGCTGGACGTCACGCGCGCTCTGCCGTTGCCGCCCCGGTGCTGCCGCTGGATTCCCCCGTCGAGGTCGAGGTCGTCTTCAGCTTCGACCGCTGA
- a CDS encoding DUF1295 domain-containing protein, with amino-acid sequence MNSLGVVIIVAAVVCAFCWVASLITKDTSWVDRLWSIAPVVYAWIFALAALIGGGHSARVVVMAVLATLWGARLTFNFARKGGYTGMEDYRWAVLRGRMKPWAFQVFNLVFIVLYQNALLVLITLPAWLALRHPAPLTGWDALFTVLFLGALVLEFTADQQQWRFQQAKKRAGGHLEPGFVNTGLFRYSRHPNFFAEQAQWWMFYALGATAAVTAGLGFWGGVVNVTVIGAVLLTALFVGSTVFTESLSSAKYPAYAGYRRTTSMIVPWFPRRRASAQPA; translated from the coding sequence GTGAACTCCCTGGGTGTTGTCATCATCGTCGCCGCTGTCGTGTGTGCGTTCTGCTGGGTGGCCTCTCTGATCACCAAGGACACTTCGTGGGTCGACCGGCTGTGGTCGATAGCGCCGGTGGTCTACGCGTGGATCTTCGCTCTGGCCGCGCTCATCGGCGGCGGCCACAGCGCCCGCGTCGTGGTGATGGCCGTGCTCGCCACACTGTGGGGTGCCCGGCTCACTTTCAACTTCGCCCGCAAGGGCGGATACACCGGGATGGAGGACTACCGCTGGGCGGTCCTGCGCGGCCGAATGAAGCCCTGGGCGTTCCAGGTGTTCAATCTGGTGTTCATCGTGCTGTACCAGAACGCTCTGCTCGTCTTGATCACCCTGCCGGCGTGGCTTGCGCTGCGGCATCCCGCTCCTCTGACCGGCTGGGACGCGCTGTTCACCGTGCTGTTCTTGGGGGCGCTGGTGCTGGAATTCACCGCCGACCAGCAGCAGTGGCGGTTTCAGCAGGCCAAGAAGCGCGCGGGCGGACACCTCGAGCCGGGCTTTGTGAATACCGGGCTGTTCCGATACAGCCGGCATCCCAACTTCTTCGCCGAGCAGGCGCAGTGGTGGATGTTCTACGCGCTGGGTGCGACCGCCGCTGTCACGGCGGGACTCGGGTTCTGGGGCGGCGTCGTGAACGTGACGGTCATCGGCGCGGTGCTGCTGACCGCACTGTTCGTCGGATCGACCGTTTTCACCGAATCGCTCTCGTCGGCGAAGTACCCCGCCTACGCCGGGTACCGCCGCACGACGTCGATGATCGTGCCGTGGTTTCCGCGGCGCCGGGCCTCGGCGCAGCCGGCCTGA